The Chroogloeocystis siderophila 5.2 s.c.1 genome includes the window GTTAAGTAGAAATATGGTTTAATCTTGACAAAAATTTCCTATTGTCTATCTACAACTTCTGTAGAGAAGTAGAAGCTATTGATGTTAAGCTAAAGGGATTTTTGCCTCAAAGTTGATACTTTGAGATTAAGGTGTTAGGGACTATTTAAAATATAAACTTTCTGTAATGAAAATGATAAATTATGAGCTAAATTAAAGATTTAGCAAAAAACGGGCGAAATTTAAATTATTTGAAGGTATGTAGCAGAAAAAGCTAAACATCCGCAGGATTGAGCCGCATCATTGCCCAGGTTGTATAAGTACCAATCGGACTCCAAAGGAGATAAGGTACCAGTAAAAGTGCTGCCCAACCAGAAATTGGCAATACAGTGAAAGTTAATAAAAAACCGATAATTGCACCAGTACCACCAATAATTGCGCCCACCTTGAGGCTGCGTGTTTTAAACATTACTGGAGTGTACGCAATCGTAACTATTTCTAGTAATAAATAGAAGCCCATTAGTAACCAAGTAAAGTTTGTACCTGGATTGCTTTCCCAAACAATGTATGCTGACCAAGCACCGCAAATAAAAATAATTGTCCAAATAATGGGAATTAATGGCTCAAATGTCAACCAGCCAGGACGACGCAAGCGTCTAAACCACTGGCGATCGCCTCGCGTTATCAAGTTCGCACCCAGCGCAACAAGGAAAGCAACAGCCCCAATTACCATCCAAGACCTAATCATGTGCTGCCCTCGCTCCTCTACGCTGCATCACTATTATCTAGCGATTGTGCCACCTGACGTACAGAATTATTTGTTAAGGCAGGTTGCGTTTACGTAGTACATTAGTATAAGACTTTTGACACCAGGACCGCCGAAAAATTAGCAGCTAAACAACCTGAGCTAGGTGTCAACCGAATTCTTTTTGGTAATGCTTTGCAAGTGTACCACCAATGACATCGAGTTTACGTAACATTTGTTTAAACACTTGTTTCACAGAGTTCTCGGTAATCCATAGCATTGCACTAATTTCAACCGTTTAATGCTAGTTCACTAAAAAGCACAGGAGAAGCTTTGGTGCGAAAGGTGCAAGATTTTGGCAAACAACTCATCGAAACATTTTTTACCGTAAAGCAAACAGCTATACAACTGAGTGCGAATACTTAGTTAGCATGGGTAGAGTGGGTAACTACTGACTCTACTCGGCGATCGCCCTGTTCAATTTCCGTATTTTCATAGTGTTGCTTTTTAATTTATCTATGGCATTCTGAGGTACAGAAATATTTTTTATAATGCAATCAAATTACTATATTTTTTTCGATGCAATCTTATATATTGTGTTACCAATCTATTCTTGAGCGAAGAATTAAATTTCTGGTATCATACTGGAGTGGAAAATTTAAGGATGCTATACCTTGGAAGTTAGTTAAACATCTAAGCTTTTCTGCATGGAAGCGAATAGCTGTTTATTTGGCACTAGACTACATTGTTCTCCCTGCTGATCCATTGCACAAATTGCTTCCTAACAGTGTATTTACAGATACATTATCTTCTGCTTTTACCGTTATTTTATCTATCGCAATTTATATTGTCCCTGAGTTGAAAGCTGTTGGCAAAAACAATATTCAAGGATAGGGGCTTAACCTTTTATTGTTCAATAGATTAGAATCGGGTGAGCATTACCCACCCAAATAAATTAACTAAAGATACTGCCAAAGAATTCAACCGCTTCTTGTAATGCGGTAATAAAAATATCAATTTCCGCACGCGTATTGTAAAAAGATAAGCTTGCGCGTGCGGTAGACTGGACACTGAGATGACGATGTAGCGGTTGAGTGCAATGATGTCCGGCTCGAATTGCCACACCAGCTTGGTCTAAAATAGTCGATAGATCGTGTGGGTGAACCTCACCCGCAGTAAATGCAGCGAGTGCCGCCCTACCTAAACCTGCTACTTTGGGTTTAGGACCATAAGTGTGAATTTCGGGAATTTGTCCGAGTTGTTCCCACAAGTAAGCTGTTAACTCAGCTTCGTACGCATAAATGTTTTCCATACCAATCGCACTTAGATAGTCTACTGCTGCACCCAGCGCGATCGCTTCGGCAATTGCTGGAGTTCCTGCTTCAAACTTATTTGGTAGATCTGCGTAAGTAGCATGGTCTAAAAAGACATCCGCAATCATTTCACCACCACCTAAAAATGGCGGCATTGAGCGGAGTAAATCTAGTTTCCCATAAAGGAATCCGATACCGGTCGGCGCGCACATTTTATGTCCAGAAGCAACGAGCCAATCGCAGTCGATCTGCTGCACGTCAATTGGCATATGCGGTATGCTTTGGCAAGCATCAATTAATACTTTGACACCGTGTTGATGCGCGATCGCTGTAATTTCTTTAACTGGATTGATACAGCCTAACGTATTGGAGACATGAACTGTCGCGACGAGTTTAGTTTTTTCACAGATCAGTGATTTGAAGTGTTCTAAATCAAATTCTTCGTCGGGTGTAAGTTCAACAAATTTAAGTACTGCGCCGCTGCGTTGTGCAAGTAATTGCCAAGGAATTAAGTTGCTGTGGTGTTCCATCACGGAGAGAATAATTTCGTCTCCTGGTTGTAGAGTGCTTCCCCAGCTATAGGCGACTAAGTTAATTGCTTCCGAGGCGTTACGCGTGAAGACAATTTCTTGGCGCGAGGCGGCGTTGACAAAAGCTGCGACTTTATCGCGGGCGGCTTCGTAAGCATCGGTGGCTTTCGCGCTGAGGGTATGTACTCCACGATGTACGTTGGAATTGTACTGCTCGTAGTATTCGCGGAGTGTGTTGAGGACGAGGAGTGGTTTTTGCGATGTCGCGGCGTTGTCTAGGTAAACTAGGGGCTTGCCGTTGACTTCTTGGTGGAGGATGGGAAAGTCGTTACGGACGCGGTCGGCGAGGGTTTTTTCTCTGGTGAGTGTCATGGTTGGAAGGAGGTGATGGAACCACAAAGGCACAAAGGGCACGAAGGATTTTGTTAGCGATTGATGGTTTTGGTTAGGGTTTGTTGCAGGGAGAAAACAGGGATTTGGTTGATGATTTCGGCGGCGAAGGCGTTGATGAGGAGGTTGCGGGCTTCGTTGGCGTTGAGTCCTCGGCTTTGCAGGTAGAAGACTTCTTCGTCATCGAGTTGACTCACGGTTGCGCCGTGGGCGCATTTAACGTTATCAGCGGTAATTTCGAGTTGGGGTTTGGTGTCTACTCTGGCTTTGGGTGAGAGGAGTAAATTGCGGTTGAGTTGGGCGGCGTCGGTTTGTTGTGCGGGTTTAGGTACGAATATTTTACCGTTGAAGACGGCATGGGCGCGATCGCCAACGATACATTTATGCAGTTGGTGACTTGTACCGTAGGGATGATTGAGTGCGAGGTTGCTGTGCGTATCGGTGAGTTGATTTCCAGTAATTTTAGTTAAACCGTTGAGCGTAGTTTGAGTTTGTTCGCCTGTTTGGAAAATGTCTAAGTTATGGCGTGACAGTCTTGCGCCTAAATTAATTGCGTTACAGGTGTAGCGGCTATCGCGTGCTTGGGCGATCGCAGTTTTACCAATATGAAATGCTTCTGGGCTATCGCGCTCGATTCTTGTATGGTTGACTTGCGCGTTTTCTTCGAGCCAAATTTCGGTTACAGCGTTGGTAAAGTAAACAGGTTCGCCAACTTCGGCTTCACTTTCTTCCGCTTCTAAATTTGTCATTTGATTGAAATAATCTTCAATTAGCGTGACGCTACTACCTGCTTCGGCGACGACAAGACAACGCGGTTGAGTAATGATGGGTGTGACACTTGCAGTCGAGATGAATAAAAGATGTATTGGTGTTTCTATAACAACATTTTTAGGTACCCATACGACAGCAACATCCGCGATCGCCGCTGTGTTGAGTGCGGTAAAAACTTCTTCTGTCCCTGGAATTTGCGCTAAGTAGTTTTCTAACCGCGAACGATACGCTGGTGGTAGGCGATCAAGGTTACTCGCGACAACGTCATCGGGTAGAACAACAGCTGATAACTCAGGTGCATAAATACCGTTGACAAATACTAAGCGACTGCGATCGGCTTCTGGTAACAGCAGCGGTTTAAATGCAGCTAAATCAGGTACTACCGACGGCGCTGCTTGAAACTTAACTTGCTTTAGCGGTGAAACATCTGTAAATCGCCACTCTTCATCGCGAGTTGTTGGGAATTTCGACTGATGAACAATTGCTGTGGCGCGATCGCGGATTGCTTGTAGCCAAGATTCTGATTCTTGAGTGGCGATTGCTTGTGTTTGAGCTTGGCTTAACAACTCACTTAAGATTCCCGTATCAACATTATTAGAAGACACAACGCCAACTTCATTCAGGTTAGGAGTGACTTGAATACTCATCTTGCTCCCACCTCAGATGCATTCTCTTCTAGCACCCAATCGTAGCCACGCGACTCTAATTTGAGTGCCAATTCTTTACCACCACTCATTACAACTCGACCACCTGCCATCACGTGTACAAAGTCTGGCACGATGTAATTGAGTAACCGCTGATAGTGGGTAATTAAGAGGATGGCATTATCGGGAGTTGCTAATTGATTTACCCCGTTCGCGACAATTTTGAGCGCGTCAATATCTAGTCCTGAGTCGGTTTCGTCCAAAATCGCCAGTTTGGGTTCAAGAAGTGCCATTTGGAGAATTTCGTTCCGCTTCTTCTCGCCACCCGAAAAACCTTCGTTGACACTACGGTCAAGAAAAGTTGCATTCATCTTAACAATGTCTAACTTTTCCTGTATCAATTCATCAAAATCAAAAGCGTCTAATTCTTCTAAACCCTGTGCTTTACGGCGCGAGTTGTAAGCAACCCGCAGAAAATCCAAGTTCGTCACCCCAGGAATTTCTAAAGGATATTGAAATGCCAGAAAGACACCACTTTGGGCGCGTTTTTCTGGTTCCATTTCTAACAAGTTTTTTCCCTGGAAGAACACTTCACCGCCAGTCACTTCGTATGCTGGATGTCCTGCTAACACTTTGGAAAATGTGCTTTTTCCAGAACCATTAGGTCCCATAATGGCATGGATTTCACCTGCTTTAATTTCCAGGTTGACACCTTTAAGAATTGGGTTTCCGTCAACTTCTGCTGTCAAATCCCGCACCGACAGCACAATTTCACTATTTTCTACAATCATGTTTCTTTCTTTAGCGTCATTTATTTTAGCAGGACAGGCAAGATGCCTATCCCCGCGTTAGCCTACACTACCTTCAAGCTTCAAACTCAACAAGCGATCTGCTTCTACCGCAAATTCCATCGGTAACTGATTGAAGACATCTTTACAGAAACCGCTGATCATCATCGAGACAGCATCTTCAGCCGAAATACCGCGCTGCGTAAAATAAAATAGCTGTTCTTCACCAATCTTAGAAGTAGAAGCTTCGTGTTCTACTTTTGCAGTGTTGTTTTGCACTTGAATGTAAGGGAAAGTATTTGCATGAGCATTATCCCCAATCAGCATTGAGTCGCACTGCGAATAATTTCTTGCGCCTTTCGCGTTCGGGCTGACTTTGACTAAACCACGATAGCTATTCGAGGAACGTCCCGCAGAAATTCCTTTAGAAACAATCGTGCTACGCGTATTTTTGCCGACGTGTACCATCTTTGTTCCCGTATCAGCTTGCTGCATATTATTAGTTAGTGCAACTGAGTAAAACTCGCCTACCGAGTTATCGCCGACTAATACACAGCTAGGATATTTCCAAGTAATTGCGGAACCTGTTTCAACTTGCGTCCAGGAAATCTTAGAGTTGACTCCTTGACACAAACCGCGCTTCGTTACGAAGTTGTAGATTCCACCCTTACCATTTTCATCTCCAGCGTACCAATTTTGTACAGTAGAGTATTTAATTTCTGCGTTGTCTAAGGCGACTAATTCGACGACTGCTGCGTGTAGTTGGTTCGTATCGTACATCGGCGCAGTACAGCCTTCGAGGTAAGAAACGTAGCTACCTTCTTCAGCAACGATCAGCGTTCGTTCAAATTGTCCCGTATCGCCACTATTAATGCGGAAGTAGGTCGATAGTTCCATTGGACATTTAATGTTTTTAGGAACGTAGACGAAGGAACCATCACTAAACACCGCACTGTTTAAGGCTGCAAAGTAGTTATCTGCAACAGGGACAACGCTACCAAGATATTTTTGAACGAGTTCAGGGTACTCGCGTAGCGCTTCGGAGATCGAACAGAAGATCACGCCTTCTTTCGCTAGCTTTTCTTTAAACGTTGTGGCGACTGAAACGCTATCAAAAATAGCATCGACTGCGACATTAGAAAGCCGCTTTTGTTCGGATAAGGGAATACCCAATTTCTCGAAAGTTTCTAAAAGTGCGGGATCGACTTCTTCAATGCTATTGAGCTTGGGTTTCTTTTTTGGTGCGGAGTAGTAAATAATATCTTGGTAGTCAATGGGCGGATACTTGACATTAGACCAAGTCGGTTCGGTCATTTTCTGCCACTGACGAAAAGCTTTGAGACGGAACTCTAGCATAAACTCTGGCTCTTCTTTCTTAGCAGAGATCAGCCGTATGACATCTTCATTCAGTCCACGCGGAATTGTATCTGCTTCAATGTCAGTGACGAATCCGTATTTGTAGGGCTGATTGACTAGGGTTTTGACAGTGGCACTCATGGTTGGTGTTCTCTCGTGTGCTGCAATAGAATCTCTTTAAAGCTCGAAGACGGGGTAAAATCTGCTTTTGACGTTTTTAACTTAACTGCTGTTACAATGAAATCAACTAAAACAACAACTATGTTGTTTAATATATCTCCATTTTACGCTACATTAACAACAGGTATGTTGTCAAAGTAAATTTTTCACCTAAAAACTTTGGTAAGAAGATGGCGATTACGCAGCAGCAGCCTTCCACAAAGCAGGACATTCTGCATTATCTACTTAAACAGGGTCAGGCAACAGCCCAAGAACTTGCTACGCAGTTAGAAGTCAGTCCCCAAGCAATTCGTCGTCATCTCAAAGATCTAGAAGCCGAGGATCTCATTCAATACTCAGCCGCACAAGTAGGAATGGGACGCCCGCAGCACATTTATCAACTAAGTTCCTTAGGACGCGATCGCCTACGTCGTCATTCAACTGATGCAGACAGTTACGGCGATTTTGCTGTTTCGCTACTCGATACTTTAGCGGAAACTGTAGGGCGCGAGCAGATGAGTTCGATTTTACGCAAACAGTGGGAACGCAAAGCAATTGAATATCATGATCGCTTAGGTCATGGTTCTTTAGAAGAACGCGTTGCCAAATTAGTCGAGTTTCGCAAAGCCGAAGGTTTCATGGCGGAATGGTATCCGGTTGACTCAGAGGATACTAGAGAAAAGGGCGATCGCTTTATCGTTACCGAGCATAACTGTGCTATTTCTAATGTTGCTGAGTCATTTCCTAGCGTATGCAGTCACGAACTCGAAATGTTCGCAGCCGTTTTACCAGACTGTATAGTTGAGCGCACGCATTGGATTATTAATGGCGAACATCGTTGTGGTTACTTGGTACAAGCGAAAAAGCCAACCAGCAAATCAAAGTGAGGTTTATATCAATCTTTCTACAATCAACTAAAGCGATATAAACTTTAATCTCTGCTATACAACTCGCAATTGAACTCTGACTTTTGCAATGAACGCACAACAGCCATCAATCCAATTTTTGACTTTAGAAGAATCAGCCAAGGTCGATGCCGCATTGCTATCTTCTTCAGAAAAATTTCTGACTAGATTAACGATTTCTTCTTGGAAGCTATTGAAGCATATTGCCCAAGATTACAACGTAGCAGTAGAAGACTTAACAACTCAGCAAATTATTGATTGGTTCGAGAAAGATGGAAAAGTGCGGCGAGAACAAGGTAATGAATCTGCATACCTCAAGTGGTAAACCATAACAGAGGTCAGATTTAAAAGCTACAAGATGTAACAGAAACCCCCGTGTAGAGATTTCTTCTGCATCACAAACTTTACAAGACATTGTTTCTAAGCTTCTATACTCTCCTCAATTGCTACGACCCACAGAGTTAGTGTGCGCTCATCACACTTTGTTTCAGTAGCCTCGACTTCAGTCGGAAGGCGTCTACAATGCATACAGCAAATCCAACGATCATTCCTTCCTATCAACAATAAATGCTCGCAGCCCAGCCGCAGTTGCACCGTGATAATCTTCTGTCCAACTATCACCAATGTGCCAAGCTAATTCAGGATCGCATTGATGCTTCGCTAAAGCTGTCATAAAAATTTCTTTATCAGGTTTCGCCGCGCCTGCTTCAGTAGAAATCGTAATTGACGCAAAAAACTGTTCTAACCCAAGTTCTGCTAAAACTAAATAGAGCCGAGAATCGAAATTTGATATTATTCCTAACTCAATTTCTCGCTGTTGCCATTGTTCTAACGCAGGAAAAACATCAGGATATACATACCAAGGCTCAGCCGTGGCAAAATATTGATACAACTCGGCAAAGAAAGCTGAAAAATCGGTAAATTGATTGAGAACACCGACTTGCTGAAACGTTTGCTGTGCAACTGATTTCCACCAATGAAATTCACAGCTAGCAATCTCATCAGGTTCCATTTCTGGAAAAACTGGTGGCGGTGCTGCTTGGAAACTTTGCAGAAAGGCTTGATTTAATGTTTTCGCTGAAATATAGATTCCAAATTTTTGTGCTACCTCGCCATAAACTTGACCGACGCTACCTTTGACGCCGAAAAGCGTACCAACTGCATCAAGAAAAATGATTTTTGGTTTTTGCATCATTTGTTGTTAGTTGTTAGCCTACGGCGATCTCTAATCATACTCTGCTAATCGTTACTATTGAAATTATTTAGCCAACTCGGTCAGCGGGCTAGTTATCCAATTAATTCCTACCTTAAGTTTGTGACCTAAAGTCGGCATACGATAAAGATATGCTAAGCGACGAGCGACATAAGCTAAAGGACCATCAAGCTGAATTCCTAATCCCGTAAACGTTGCATTGTCGGTTCCCAGCGTCATCATTTCGCCTAAATGTTGATAGCAAAAGGGAAGTAAAGGACGTTGTGTCAACGAAGCCCAAACGTTCCAACCCGCATAGTCAGCTTGTTGAAACGCTGCTTGCGCGGTTGCGGGGACTTGTTGTCCTTCTACATCGCGACAGTCAGCTAAGTCGCCCAAAGCAAAGATTTCGGGATGGTCGATAACTTGTAAAGTAGATGTTGTTGTTAGTTGACCGCGCTGATTTTGCTTGAGTGGAAGCGATCGCACTACAGGTGCAACGCGCGTCCCTACTGTCCAAATCACGATATCGACAGGAATCGTATCAACTTGATTTTTGTATTCGAGTGCGATCGCTTGTGGTTTAACTTCTTGGACGCTAGTTTCTAAATCTATCCAAACCCCTCGCGCCTCTAGTGCTTTATTCGCAGCGACTCGATTATGTTCTGGCGAGGTTCGCAAGATTTGATCTGTCATTTCAATTAATCGAATGCGCGCGCGGTTTTCTAGGCGATCTGCTAATTTGCACGCCAACTCAACACCGCAATAACCTCCTCCCACAATTGCTACACGGATTTTATCGACGGGAGATTCTTCTAACCGTCTTAGTCTAGCGTCCAAGCGATATGCATTCTCAATTGTTCGGAACGAAAAAGCATACGATGCTGCGCCAGGAACCATATCCAGCGGAGTTTCACCACCCAACGCCAAAACGAGGCGATCATAAGGAATGTCTGCACCTTCTTGCAGATGAACGCGTTGGTCATCAATATTAATTTCTGTAACACTTCCTTGATAAAAGCACACACCCGTGCCTGCTAAAATTTCTGAGAAGGGTGGTGCTATTTCCCAAGTTTGTAGTTCACCTGTGAGGAGTTCATAAAGTAGCGGTGAGAATAAGAAGCGATCGCTTTGATCGACAAGTACAATTTCTGGTTTTTGCGACTTCCAGGGTAGTTGTGACAATCTTAAGGCAGTGTAAAGACCACCAAAACCACCACCGAGGATACAAATTCGTGCAGGTTGCTGGGTCATAAGTTTAGTCAAGCATAAGCAGCAGGGCTTCTTTCAGGATAGCAAGCGAATTACCAAGTCACGTGATCGCTTAACTGAGTCACTAGCTTCTTGCCAATTCCTGATACGCGTTCCAAATCGGCGAGAGATGTAAAAGGTTTTTCTTGACGTGCGGTGATAATGCGCTGTGCTAGTTTTTCACCAACACCAGGTAACGCCATTAATTCTTCTAAGCTAGCTGTATTGAGATTAACTTTTGTGTCAACCACAGCAGTCGCGTGATGCGCGCACTGTTGCTGTTGTTCTTTAATTTTTCTTTGCACATGGACTGGTACACCCAATTGCGCCGTTGCATAAAGTCGCTCAAATTCTTGCACGTAATGCGCTGCAACGGTAGAGTTGTGTAAGATTAACAACGTTTCATCATTTTTTTCATTCGCTGCGGCTGACCAATTATGCGAACCTGTAATGATAATTCGTTTGTCTACAACACCAAACTTGTGATGTAACGAATCACCTTGCGAGAGTTGCAGTGTTCCAACAGTTGCGATCGCCTTTTGCCAAGGACGATTATTTTGTTCATACTGACAATTGTCGCTCAATGCTACTCCCATCATGTCTAGTGCTTCACTGTAGGTACGGAAAGCAAAACTTGGATCAATTAACGCTCGAATTTTGACACTTTGTTGGTGTGAATTCTCTAAAATATTCGCTAATCGTTGTTCAGAAAAAACGAATAAAGCTAAATCTACAGAACTTGTGGCTGTACTAAGTACTTGACCAATTAAACCATTAGTGCTGCGGTTCCAAGGAATAGTAGGCGATGTTGGCGAAAACTGTACAGAAATATACGTGTTACCAACTTGAACGTGCTGCGGCGATCGCAGCGGCTTTTTTAAACCAAATTGGCTATCGAGTTGACCACCAGGACCATCACCCCACATTAAATCAAATTCTTCAATAAATAGCTTGGCGAGTTCTGGGCTATCAATTTTCAAAAGATTATTCGCATTACCAATACTGCTAGGAAAACCAAAATCGCCATGAACATCACTTGTCGTAAAGTTTGCAGACGTTACAATTACAGTCCGTTGATCAACAACAACAAATTTGTGATGCATCAAGCCGCTACCTGCTGAACCATCCGCCGTATCGTCAATCCAAGGAACTCGTGCTTGGTTGAGTATGACTAAAGCATCACCTTGATTAATTTCATCAGGAGTCATTTTGCCATCTCGGTTGCGATCTACTAACGCCTGAAATTCTTGGTAGCGATCGCGATCGCGTTGTGGTAACTTCTCTACTTCTGCGGCGCTAAGGCTACTCCACGGACGGCTATAGTTATTTTCCAAAACAACTCTAACTTTTACCCCAGTATTGTGGCGTTCGACTAAAGCTTGCGCAATTTTAGGTAAACGTAGTTCTTGAATTGCAATGTCAATGGTAGATTGCGCCGCAGCGATCGCCGCAACGATTTTTTCCTCTAAATCATCGCCCTGTCGTTTTTGCTGGCGATAAGGTTCTTGATATTCTGCCGATTCTCTATGATTAAAATACACCTCAACGAAAGGATCTTGTGGTAGAAGTTTTGGTTTTTGTTGCGACTGTACTGAGCGACACGCGGTTAAACTCAGCGACAGTAGAATTAACAGGCGACTTACAGTAGCAGATAGTAGAACAGGCACGGAAGAATTTGGCAATCATGGCTGTATCGATTTTTCCCATCAAAGATGTGCGATCGCACAACCACTCAAGCGATATCCTGAAAGAAGCAACCTCAGCTAGCCAGTCGCTGAACGATTGAGAGCTTGACACTATGCAAATTTATCTAGATTACAGTGCGACAACACCACCACGCCCTGAAGCGATTGCCGTCATGCAGGCAGTTTTGACACAATATTGGGGTAATCCCTCTAGCCTACATGAGTGGGGTGGACGTGCTGCAACAGTATTGGAACAAGCGCGAATGCAGGTTGCTAGCTTAATCAATGCACCAGCAGAGTCGATCATTTTTACTTCTGGGGGTACAGAAGCCGATAACTTAGCAATTATGGGAATTGCGCGTCAGTACTCGCAACCACAGCACATTATTATTTCGCAAGTAGAACATCCTGCAATCACTGAACCAGTTAAACTACTCGAGCAATGGGGTTGGCAAGTTACTCGCCTACCAGTAGACACGCAAGGAAGAGTCAATCCACTGGAATTAAAAGCAGCATTACGCAGCAATACAGTTTTAGTTTCGATCATCTACGGACAAAGTGAAGTAGGAACATTACAGCCAATTGAGTCTCTATGTAGAATCGCGCATATGCATGGTGCTTTATTTCACACAGACGCCGTGCAAGTTGCGGGAAGATTACCCATTGACGTACAACAACTTCCTATTGATTTACTGTCGCTTTCTAGTCATAAAATCTATGGACCTCAGGGTACGGGAGCGCTTTATGTACGTCCTGGCATCGAAATAGTACCATTACTACTTGGTGGCGGACAAGAATCACGCCGACGTTCTGGCACAGAAAGCGTACCAATCATTGCCGGATTTGGTGTAGCTGCGGAACTCGCTGCGCAAGAGATGACTTTAGAAACACCTCGTTTAATTCAACTACGCGATCGCCTTTTCGATCTACTCAGCAATACACCTTATTTAATTCCTACAGGCGATCAGACTTCGCGTCTTCCACATCATGTGAGTTTCTGCCTTGCATATACCGATGAAAACAACATCACAGGTAAAACAATTGTCCGCCAACTTAATCTAGCAGGCATTGCCATCAGTTCCGGTTCCGCTTGTCAAAGTGGTAAGCTTTCCCCAAGCCCAATTCTTTCTGCAATGGGTTATACTCCCCAACAAGCACTAGGCGCAATTCGTTTGACTCTAGGACGAGACACAACCACAGCCGATATCGATTGGACAGCAATAGTCCTAAAACAAGTCTTACACCGATTAATACCTAAATTAACCTGTGCAAGTTGCTCGTAATAATTTAGCACTCAAGTGCGAAGGCATACTTTGTTTATGTAGCCCCGAAGAAAGTGGAAGGCATCTCATCACATCCTCTCAATAACCGATATACCAAGTAAAGATAAACCAAGTCGCAGCGATCGCGCAGTTAAATCGCACATCTGTAACCGAGATGTACGTATCGGTTCTTCTGCTTGTAAAACTGGGCACTGGTCGTAAAATTGATTAAACTTCTGACTGAGTTCAAACAAGTACTGACACAAACGATTTGGCATTAAATCTTGCTCAACATCGCTGAGGATTTCACCCAGTTGTAATAAGTGCTTTGCTAGCGTAAACTCTGTTGGTTCCTGTAAGGAAAGTTGTGTTTCTGACCCTAGTTGCTCAAAGTTTATCCGTCCTCTACGACTAATTCCTTGAATCCGCACATAAGCATACAGCATATAAGGTGCTGTATTACCCTGCAAAGCCAGCATCTTATCGTAACTAAAGATATAATTGCTCGTCCGATTTTG containing:
- a CDS encoding NAD(P)/FAD-dependent oxidoreductase is translated as MTQQPARICILGGGFGGLYTALRLSQLPWKSQKPEIVLVDQSDRFLFSPLLYELLTGELQTWEIAPPFSEILAGTGVCFYQGSVTEINIDDQRVHLQEGADIPYDRLVLALGGETPLDMVPGAASYAFSFRTIENAYRLDARLRRLEESPVDKIRVAIVGGGYCGVELACKLADRLENRARIRLIEMTDQILRTSPEHNRVAANKALEARGVWIDLETSVQEVKPQAIALEYKNQVDTIPVDIVIWTVGTRVAPVVRSLPLKQNQRGQLTTTSTLQVIDHPEIFALGDLADCRDVEGQQVPATAQAAFQQADYAGWNVWASLTQRPLLPFCYQHLGEMMTLGTDNATFTGLGIQLDGPLAYVARRLAYLYRMPTLGHKLKVGINWITSPLTELAK
- a CDS encoding DUF655 domain-containing protein, which translates into the protein MPVLLSATVSRLLILLSLSLTACRSVQSQQKPKLLPQDPFVEVYFNHRESAEYQEPYRQQKRQGDDLEEKIVAAIAAAQSTIDIAIQELRLPKIAQALVERHNTGVKVRVVLENNYSRPWSSLSAAEVEKLPQRDRDRYQEFQALVDRNRDGKMTPDEINQGDALVILNQARVPWIDDTADGSAGSGLMHHKFVVVDQRTVIVTSANFTTSDVHGDFGFPSSIGNANNLLKIDSPELAKLFIEEFDLMWGDGPGGQLDSQFGLKKPLRSPQHVQVGNTYISVQFSPTSPTIPWNRSTNGLIGQVLSTATSSVDLALFVFSEQRLANILENSHQQSVKIRALIDPSFAFRTYSEALDMMGVALSDNCQYEQNNRPWQKAIATVGTLQLSQGDSLHHKFGVVDKRIIITGSHNWSAAANEKNDETLLILHNSTVAAHYVQEFERLYATAQLGVPVHVQRKIKEQQQQCAHHATAVVDTKVNLNTASLEELMALPGVGEKLAQRIITARQEKPFTSLADLERVSGIGKKLVTQLSDHVTW
- a CDS encoding cysteine desulfurase family protein, which produces MQIYLDYSATTPPRPEAIAVMQAVLTQYWGNPSSLHEWGGRAATVLEQARMQVASLINAPAESIIFTSGGTEADNLAIMGIARQYSQPQHIIISQVEHPAITEPVKLLEQWGWQVTRLPVDTQGRVNPLELKAALRSNTVLVSIIYGQSEVGTLQPIESLCRIAHMHGALFHTDAVQVAGRLPIDVQQLPIDLLSLSSHKIYGPQGTGALYVRPGIEIVPLLLGGGQESRRRSGTESVPIIAGFGVAAELAAQEMTLETPRLIQLRDRLFDLLSNTPYLIPTGDQTSRLPHHVSFCLAYTDENNITGKTIVRQLNLAGIAISSGSACQSGKLSPSPILSAMGYTPQQALGAIRLTLGRDTTTADIDWTAIVLKQVLHRLIPKLTCASCS